The Brachyhypopomus gauderio isolate BG-103 chromosome 12, BGAUD_0.2, whole genome shotgun sequence genome window below encodes:
- the dennd2b gene encoding DENN domain-containing protein 2B isoform X2 produces the protein MTANKTSKAAARAGAGETKGPPEIPDRESESEDAASPVSPSSSSPTENGTASTERHGRPGSKSASEENAYEDITESMKENPYEEVDPKRRGLDRKLRPLPERSNDSLNRIWSLQDRKSTVAPQLPSKPSSQSLRLGAVERSGHRACYLAKRHSHDDLLLPQRGSYSRLDDSLGGTCDSLTSHRHRQLPKVVQRINSIYCTKRGKKRLKKLSLSNVDTSSLRDDNSESESDSDDRFKAHTQRLVRLQSLLRQAPSYRTLELQLLEWQERELFEYFVVVSLKKKPTKNSYTPEVSYQFPKLDRPTKQVREAEQRLKAIPQFCFPDARDWSPVSEYCSETFSFMLTGEDGSRRFGYCRRLLPCGKGPRLPEVYCVISRLGCFDLFSKILDEVERRREISAALVYPFMRGLMESPFPAPGKTIKVKTFLPGAGNEVIELRRPMDSRLEHVDFESLFSCLSVRQVVRVFASLLLERRVIFVADKLSTLSSCVHAMVALLYPFSWQHTFIPVLPASMVDMVCCPTPFLVGILSSSLSKLKDLPVEEALMVDLGTDRFIRQMDDEASLLPRKLQCALEQALDQRNHITNQDSDSESDEECSSLSSVVSEAFIRFFLETMGHYSLFLTQGVRGERVFQREPFRKSVASKSIRRFLGVFMESQMFAGFIQDRELRKCRAKGLFEQRVEQYLDELPDTEQSAVNKFLKGLGNKMKFLHKKN, from the exons AGAATCGGAGTCTGAAGATGCTGCCAGCcctgtctccccctcctcttcatcacccaCGGAAAACGGCACAGCCTCCACGGAGAGGCACGGCCGGCCAGGCTCCAAAAGCGCATCAGAGGAGAACGCCTACGAGGACATCACAG AGTCCATGAAGGAGAATCCGTACGAGGAAGTGGATCCGAAGAGGAGAGGCCTGGACCGCAAGTTACGCCCATTACCCGAGAGATCGAACGACTCACTCAACAGGATATGGAGCCTCCAGGACAGGAAGTCCACTGTAGCTCCTCAG ctGCCGTCTAAGCCCAGCAGCCAGTCTCTGCGTCTGGGCGCAGTGGAGCGGAGCGGTCACCGCGCCTGCTACCTGGCCAAGAGGCACAGCCACGACGACCTTCTGCTGCCCCAGCGGGGCTCCTATTCGCGGCTGGACGACAGCCTGGGCGGGACCTGCGACAGTCTGACCTCTCACAGACACCGACAGCTCCCGAAG GTGGTGCAGAGAATAAACTCCATCTACTGTACTAAACGAGGCAAGAAGAGGCTGAAGAAGCTGTCGTTGTCTAACGTAGACACGTCTTCTCTCAGAG atGACAACAGTGAGAGCGAGAGTGATTCTGACGACAGGTTTAAAG cacacacacagcggttAGTGAGGCTACAGTCTCTGCTGCGCCAGGCGCCCAGTTATCGCACTCTGGAGCTGCAGCTGTTGGAGTGGCAGGAGCGTGAGCTGTTCGAGTACTTTGTGGTGGTGTCGCTGAAGAAGAAGCCCACCAAGAACTCCTACACCCCAGAGGTCTCCTACCAGTTCCCCAAG CTGGACAGACCCACCAAGCAGGTGCGGGAGGCGGAGCAGCGTCTGAAGGCCATCCCCCAGTTCTGTTTCCCCGACGCCCGGGACTGGAGTCCTGTGTCCGAGTACTGCAG CGAGACCTTCTCCTTCATGCTGACTGGAGAAGATGGCAGTCGTCGCTTCGGGTACTGCAGGCGTCTCCTG CCGTGCGGGAAGGGGCCTCGGCTCCCAGAGGTGTACTGTGTCATCAGCAGACTGGGCTGTTTCGACCTGTTCTCCAAG ATCCTGGACGAGgtggagagacggagggagatcTCAGCAGCTCTGGTCTACCCTTTCATGCGAGGCTTGATGGAATCTCCGTTTCCAGCTCCTGGCAAGACCATCAAAGTCAAGACCTTCCTGCCTGGAGCAGGAAATGAG GTGATTGAGTTGAGGAGACCCATGGACTCCAGACTGGAACATGTTGATTTTGAAAGTCTCttcagttgtctgagtgtgaggCAGGTGGTGCGTGTCTTTGCTTCTCTTCTGCTGGAGCGAAGGGTCATCTTTGTGGCAGATAAACTCAG cacccTGTCGAGCTGTGTTCATGCCATGGTGGCCCTGCTCTACCCGTTCTCGTGGCAGCACACCTTCATCCCCGTGCTGCCGGCCTCTATGGTGGACATGGTCTGCTGTCCAACGCCCTTCCTGGTGGGAATCCTGTCCAGCTCCCTGTCCAAGCTGAAGGACCTGCCGGTGGAGGAG GCTTTGATGGTTGATCTAGGAACAGATCGCTTCATCAGACAG ATGGACGACGAGGCATCTCTCCTGCCACGCAAACTGCAGTGTGCTCTGGAGCAGGCCCTGGATCAGAGGAACCACATCACCAACCAGGACTCGGACAGCGAATCAGACGAAG AGTGCAGCTCCTTGAGCAGCGTGGTGTCGGAGGCCTTCATACGCTTCTTTCTGGAGACCATGGGCCACTACTCCTTGTTCCTGACGCAGGgcgtgagaggggagagagtcTTCCAGCGAGAGCCCTTTCGCAAGTCTGTGGCCTCTAAGAGTATCCGCCGCTTCCTGGGGGTCTTCATGGAGTCTCAGATGTTCGCCGGCTTCATCCAGGACCGAGAGCTGAGGAAGTGCAGGGCCAAAG GTCTGTTTGAGCAGAGAGTGGAGCAGTACCTAGATGAGCTACCAGACACAGAGCAGAGTGCAGTCAACAAGTTTCTCAAAGGACTTG GGAATAAAATGAAGTTTCTCCATAAAAAGAACTGA